The Falco peregrinus isolate bFalPer1 chromosome 1, bFalPer1.pri, whole genome shotgun sequence genome has a window encoding:
- the LOC101919386 gene encoding tropomodulin-3, which yields MTLPFRKDLDKYKDLDEDEILGKLSEEELKQLETVLDDLDPENALLPAGFRQKDQTAKKASGPFDRERLLAYLEKQALEHKDREDYVPFTREKKGKIFIPKQKPVQSYTEEKFSLDPELEEALTSATDTELGDLAAILGMSNLITNNQFCDVVGSSNGVDKDSFSNIVKGEKMLPVFDEPPNPTNVEETLQRIKDNDSRLVEVNLNNIKNIPIPTLKEFAKALETNTHVKNFSLAATRSNDPVAVALADMLRVNKKLKSLNIESNFITGVGILALVDALKDNETLTEIKIDNQRQQLGTVAEVEIAKMLEENTKILKFGYHFTQQGPRARAAAAITKNNDLVRKRRVEGDN from the exons ATGACACTCCCATTTCGAAAGGACTTGGACAAGTACAAAGATCTTGATGAGGATGAAATTCTTGGCAAACTTTCAGAAGAAGAACTGAAACAACTTGAAACTGTTTTGGATGATCTTGACCCTGAG aatgcACTTCTGCCTGCAGGCTTCCGCCAGAAAGACCAGACTGCTAAAAAGGCTTCAGGTCCCTTCGACAGAGAACGACTCCTGGCATATTTAGAGAAGCAGGCTCTTGAGCACAAAGACAGGGAAGACTATGTGCCTTttacaagagaaaagaaag GGAAAATATTTATCCCCAAGCAAAAGCCTGTACAGtcttacacagaagaaaaattttctctGGATCCAGAACTGGAGGAAGCCTTGACTAGTGCCACAGACACAGAATTAGGTGACCTCGCAG ctaTACTGGGAATGTCTAACTTGATAACAAACAATCAGTTCTGTGATGTAGTAGGAAGCAGTAATGGGGTTGACAAAGACAGCTTCTCAA atATAgtaaaaggtgaaaaaatgttGCCTGTTTTTGATGAACCGCCAAATCCCACAAATGTGGAGGAGACACTGCAAAGGATTAAAGATAATGATTCACGTCTTGTTGAAGTTAATCTAAATAACATTAAG aaCATACCAATTCCAACGCTGAAAGAATTTGCAAAAGCCCTAGAAACCAACACGCATGTGAAGAATTTTAGCCTTGCAGCCACCCGAAGCAATGATCCTGTCGCTGTT GCTCTTGCAGATATGCTGAGagtaaacaaaaaattaaaaagtttaaatatagAATCAAACTTCATCACTGGAGTTGGAATTCTGGCACTGGTCGATGCACTGAAAGACAATGAAACATTGACAGAGATCAAAATTGATAATCAG aggcagcagctgggcactgTTGCAGAAGTAGAAATTGCCAAGATGCTTGAAGAAAACACCAAGATCCTCAAATTTGGATACCACTTCACGCAACAGGGACCTcgagccagggcagctgcagctaTCACCAAAAATAATGATTTGG TTCGCAAGAGAAGGGTTGAAGGAGACAACTAG